The following coding sequences are from one Triticum dicoccoides isolate Atlit2015 ecotype Zavitan chromosome 4A, WEW_v2.0, whole genome shotgun sequence window:
- the LOC119284703 gene encoding probable serine/threonine-protein kinase PBL16 isoform X1 produces MFLVRQRKRLSLFLGKFCVVMGNCWFKGSPYFNRVSSNATKSESPKLQSPSERIEKDDSLLPSNPHEVEALRNDSARKNPLIAFTFEELKRMTKNFRQDSVLGGGGFGRVYKGCVTSDLREGLTIQEPLRVAVKVHDGDNSFQGHREWLAEVIFLGQLSHPNLVKLVGYCCEDNHRVLVYELMPLGSVESHLFSRVMLPLPWSTRMKIALGAARGLAFLHEAEKPVIYRDFKTSNILLDEEYNAKLSDFGLAKDGPVGDKSHVSTRIMGTYGYAAPEYIMTGHLTAMSDVYSYGVVLLELLTGRKSLDRSRPVREQTLTDWAFPLLAHRKKVLGIVDPRLTADDYPVKAVHKTAMLAYHCLSRNPKARPLMRDIVATLEPLQQQQQPQPELVVEVSPANGSGGNDGVGVR; encoded by the exons ATGTTCTTGGTGAGACAGAGAAAGAGGCTGAGTTTGTTCCTTGGGAAATTTTGTGTTGTCATGGGTAACTGCTGGTTTAAAGGGAGTCCGTACTTCAACAGGGTTTCTTCCAATGCGACAAAGTCAG AATCTCCAAAATTGCAGAGCCCGTCGGAGAGGATCGAGAAGGACGATAGCCTGCTGCCGTCCAACCCACATGAGGTGGAGGCTCTGCGCAACGATTCGGCTCGGAAGAACCCTCTGATAGCATTCACGTTCGAGGAGCTCAAGAGGATGACCAAGAACTTCAGGCAGGACTCGGTGCTAGGGGGAGGTGGCTTTGGCCGGGTCTACAAAGGGTGCGTCACCAGTGATCTTCGCGAAGGGCTAACGATCCAGGAGCCGCTGCGAGTTGCGGTCAAGGTCCATGATGGAGACAACAGCTTCCAAGGCCACAGGGAGTGGCTG GCTGAGGTCATTTTCCTTGGGCAGCTCTCACACCCAAATCTCGTGAAGTTGGTCGGTTATTGTTGCGAAGACAATCACCGGGTTCTCGTTTACGAGTTGATGCCCCTAGGGAGTGTCGAATCGCATCTGTTTTCGA GGGTAATGCTGCCACTGCCATGGTCCACCAGAATGAAGATCGCACTCGGTGCGGCAAGGGGGCTTGCATTCCTGCACGAAGCTGAGAAGCCAGTCATTTACAGGGATTTCAAAACATCCAACATATTGCTCGACGAG GAGTACAACGCGAAGCTCTCTGACTTCGGGCTGGCGAAGGACGGGCCGGTCGGGGACAAATCACACGTCTCGACCCGCATCATGGGCACCTACGGCTACGCCGCCCCAGAGTACATCATGACAG GGCACCTGACGGCGATGAGCGACGTGTACAGCTACGGGGTGGTGCTGCTGGAGCTGCTGACGGGGCGCAAGTCGCTGGACAGGTCAAGACCGGTGAGGGAGCAGACGCTGACGGACTGGGCCTTCCCGCTGCTGGCGCACAGGAAGAAGGTGCTGGGCATCGTCGACCCCAGGCTCACCGCCGACGACTACCCCGTGAAGGCCGTGCACAAGACGGCCATGCTCGCCTACCACTGCCTCAGCCGCAACCCCAAGGCCAGGCCGCTCATGCGCGACATCGTCGCCACCCTCGAGcccctgcagcagcagcagcagccgcagccgGAGCTGGTGGTGGAGGTGAGCCCGGCCAACGGCTCCGGTGGCAATGACGGAGTGGGTGTTCGTTGA
- the LOC119284703 gene encoding probable serine/threonine-protein kinase PBL16 isoform X2 encodes MLIGKPPAGIELLSESPKLQSPSERIEKDDSLLPSNPHEVEALRNDSARKNPLIAFTFEELKRMTKNFRQDSVLGGGGFGRVYKGCVTSDLREGLTIQEPLRVAVKVHDGDNSFQGHREWLAEVIFLGQLSHPNLVKLVGYCCEDNHRVLVYELMPLGSVESHLFSRVMLPLPWSTRMKIALGAARGLAFLHEAEKPVIYRDFKTSNILLDEEYNAKLSDFGLAKDGPVGDKSHVSTRIMGTYGYAAPEYIMTGHLTAMSDVYSYGVVLLELLTGRKSLDRSRPVREQTLTDWAFPLLAHRKKVLGIVDPRLTADDYPVKAVHKTAMLAYHCLSRNPKARPLMRDIVATLEPLQQQQQPQPELVVEVSPANGSGGNDGVGVR; translated from the exons ATGCTGATAGGGAAACCGCCTGCCGGAATTGAACTGCTCAGTg AATCTCCAAAATTGCAGAGCCCGTCGGAGAGGATCGAGAAGGACGATAGCCTGCTGCCGTCCAACCCACATGAGGTGGAGGCTCTGCGCAACGATTCGGCTCGGAAGAACCCTCTGATAGCATTCACGTTCGAGGAGCTCAAGAGGATGACCAAGAACTTCAGGCAGGACTCGGTGCTAGGGGGAGGTGGCTTTGGCCGGGTCTACAAAGGGTGCGTCACCAGTGATCTTCGCGAAGGGCTAACGATCCAGGAGCCGCTGCGAGTTGCGGTCAAGGTCCATGATGGAGACAACAGCTTCCAAGGCCACAGGGAGTGGCTG GCTGAGGTCATTTTCCTTGGGCAGCTCTCACACCCAAATCTCGTGAAGTTGGTCGGTTATTGTTGCGAAGACAATCACCGGGTTCTCGTTTACGAGTTGATGCCCCTAGGGAGTGTCGAATCGCATCTGTTTTCGA GGGTAATGCTGCCACTGCCATGGTCCACCAGAATGAAGATCGCACTCGGTGCGGCAAGGGGGCTTGCATTCCTGCACGAAGCTGAGAAGCCAGTCATTTACAGGGATTTCAAAACATCCAACATATTGCTCGACGAG GAGTACAACGCGAAGCTCTCTGACTTCGGGCTGGCGAAGGACGGGCCGGTCGGGGACAAATCACACGTCTCGACCCGCATCATGGGCACCTACGGCTACGCCGCCCCAGAGTACATCATGACAG GGCACCTGACGGCGATGAGCGACGTGTACAGCTACGGGGTGGTGCTGCTGGAGCTGCTGACGGGGCGCAAGTCGCTGGACAGGTCAAGACCGGTGAGGGAGCAGACGCTGACGGACTGGGCCTTCCCGCTGCTGGCGCACAGGAAGAAGGTGCTGGGCATCGTCGACCCCAGGCTCACCGCCGACGACTACCCCGTGAAGGCCGTGCACAAGACGGCCATGCTCGCCTACCACTGCCTCAGCCGCAACCCCAAGGCCAGGCCGCTCATGCGCGACATCGTCGCCACCCTCGAGcccctgcagcagcagcagcagccgcagccgGAGCTGGTGGTGGAGGTGAGCCCGGCCAACGGCTCCGGTGGCAATGACGGAGTGGGTGTTCGTTGA
- the LOC119284704 gene encoding subtilisin-like protease SBT3.18 → MLQLHTTRSWDFMGLSLHSHMEQPSSQMHLKYGDDVIVGILDTGVWPESESFRDDPHLGPVPSSWRGTCVGGQQFDPATACNRKLIGAHYYLAGFEAETGPLNTSGGAEYRSARDRVGHGTHTASTAVGAVSPNASYFGGLGHGAARGGAPRARLAVYKVCWFKDLTGRCNDADILAAFDDALHDGVHVISASLGSPPPLSPLFATSTEVGSFHAMQLGVSTVFSAGNDGPDAAMVQNVSPWGVTVAASTIDRRFPTVIALGSNASFVGEGFIVKDMKMPLVESTSVFADGTCSLDQLVNRTAASGKIVLCFSTMGMVSGEGAALAVYAGGGSGVIFADSSSRRSNQDNFLPTVHVNLRQGTQILNYIQSRSRPRPTVHISPSRTVVGKTPAPAIAYFSSRGPSSISPNILKPDVTAPGVNILAAWPPKSSPTMLPLDKRSTEWNFDTGTSMSCPHVTGIVAILRSVHPTWSPAAVKSALMTTAYVHDDTSDAMLAGGTQKAADAFDTGAGHVDPLRALDPGLVYDADARDHVRFLCGLGYTEAQVRQMVLSSPALDTSCAGGAIGDADLNYPAIVLPELRAAATVKRTVTNVGLQRETVYHATVISPQGAHVEVWPPALAFSSRCARAEYYVTVTPAKLSRGRYDFGEIVWSDGYHRVRTPLVVRVTNLPDAGVGAQPTNQHRDTTEY, encoded by the exons ATGCTGCAGCTCCATACAACAAGGAGCTGGGATTTCATGGGCCTCAGCCTGCATTCGCATATGGAGCAACCATCCTCCCAAATGCATTTGAAGTACGGAGACGACGTAATTGTCGGTATCCTCGACACCG GTGTGTGGCCTGAATCCGAGAGCTTCAGAGATGACCCCCACCTAGGCCCCGTGCCGTCGTCATGGCGCGGCACGTGCGTCGGAGGCCAGCAGTTCGACCCGGCCACCGCGTGCAACCGCAAGCTCATTGGTGCGCACTACTACCTCGCCGGCTTCGAGGCGGAGACCGGCCCGCTGAACACCAGCGGCGGCGCGGAGTACCGGTCGGCCCGGGACCGCGTGGGCCACGGCACGCACACGGCGTCCACGGCCGTGGGCGCCGTGTCCCCCAACGCGAGCTACTTCGGTGGGCTGGGCCACGGCGCGGCACGCGGGGGCGCCCCCAGGGCGCGGCTGGCGGTGTACAAGGTGTGCTGGTTCAAGGACCTGACGGGCCGGTGCAACGACGCCGACATCCTGGCGGCGTTCGACGACGCGCTGCACGACGGCGTGCACGTCATCTCGGCGTCCCTCGGGTCTCCGCCGCCGCTGTCGCCGCTGTTCGCGACGAGCACCGAGGTCGGGTCGTTCCACGCCATGCAGCTCGGGGTGTCCACGGTGTTCTCGGCGGGCAACGACGGGCCCGACGCGGCCATGGTGCAGAACGTGTCGCCGTGGGGTGTCACCGTCGCCGCCAGCACCATCGACCGGAGGTTCCCGACGGTGATCGCGCTCGGGAGCAATGCCTCCTTCGTG GGAGAGGGCTTCATTGTGAAGGACATGAAAATGCCTTTAGTAGAGAGCACTAGCGTCTTTGCCGATGg GACGTGCTCCCTGGACCAGCTGGTGAACCGCACGGCGGCGTCTGGGAAGATCGTCTTGTGCTTCTCCACGATGGGGATGGTGTCCGGCGAGGGCGCGGCGCTGGCGGTGTATGCCGGCGGTGGCTCCGGCGTGATCTTCGCGGACTCCAGCTCCCGGCGGTCCAACCAGGACAACTTCCTGCCCACCGTCCACGTCAACCTGCGCCAGGGCACCCAGATCCTCAACTACATCCAGAGCCGTTCAAG GCCACGGCCGACCGTGCACATCTCGCCGAGCAGGACCGTCGTCGGCAAGACGCCGGCGCCGGCCATCGCCTACTTCTCCTCCAGAGGGCCCAGCTCCATTTCTCCAAACATTCTCAAG CCTGACGTCACCGCACCCGGGGTGAACATCCTGGCGGCGTGGCCGCCCAAGTCGTCGCCGACGATGCTCCCTCTGGACAAGCGCTCCACGGAGTGGAACTTCGACACGGGCACGTCCATGTCGTGCCCCCACGTCACCGGCATCGTCGCCATCCTCAGGTCCGTGCACCCGACCTGGTCACCGGCCGCAGTCAAGTCCGCCCTCATGACCACGGCGTACGTGCACGACGACACGTCGGACGCCATGCTGGCCGGTGGCACGCAGAAGGCCGCGGACGCCTTCGACACCGGCGCGGGGCACGTGGACCCGCTGCGGGCGCTGGACCCGGGGCTGGTGTACGACGCGGACGCGCGCGACCACGTGCGCTTCCTCTGCGGCCTCGGCTACACGGAGGCCCAGGTGCGGCAGATGGTGCTCTCCTCCCCGGCGCTCGACACCAGCTGCGCCGGCGGCGCCATTGGCGACGCCGACCTCAACTACCCGGCCATCGTGCTCCCCGAGCTGCGGGCTGCGGCGACCGTGAAGCGGACGGTGACGAACGTGGGCCTCCAGAGGGAAACCGTGTACCACGCTACCGTCATCAGCCCGCAGGGCGCGCACGTCGAGGTGTGGCCGCCGGCGCTGGCGTTCTCCTCGCGCTGCGCCAGGGCCGAGTACTACGTCACCGTCACGCCGGCGAAGCTCTCGCGCGGTCGGTACGACTTCGGCGAGATCGTGTGGTCCGACGGCTACCACCGCGTCCGCACGCCGCTGGTCGTCAGGGTCACCAACCTGCCGGACGCCGGCGTCGGCGCTCAGCCCACGAATCAGCACCGTGATACTACTGAGTACTGA